AATCTAGTCGTACTCATAGCTGCGGTACCCAATAAAATTACCAAACAAGTTACCATCTGATGCGGCACAGGAATTCAGCTTCTTGCACGAGAGCTGGGCCACTTATGGAGTGCCACCTTGGATTGGAAACGTGCTTGCTAATCGCTTCCTAGGAAGCCGTGTTCCCCTTGTAGCTTGTGGAGTCGACGTACCGGACGGCCCGGTACGAAATGACCTTATCCGACAGGCCACGTTATCTTCGTGTCCTCTCTGCACCTACCGCTCGTCCACTTGCGGTGTCTTGGGACATCTGATTCGGACTGCGCGGCCGAGAGCGGAAAATCGACGGTGACATGCACGGCGAGCCTTTGATCAATCTCCAATCACCAGACGGATAGaataatatttatttgaatctattttcatatttaaatttatttaaatataaataaaaatttaaacgtCTAACTAATATTTATAcctatatctatatttttaaaatatatatttgtgaGGACACGTGCAGACttgtatttagtctcacattgattattcgctgagtagattttggatatttatacaagatcaagtaACCCAAATGATACCTTTCGGCTaactattttgggtgaggtcctgagttgttacaatattaataaaaatagaCAACTATCTAATTCGTATTCGTATTTATATTTGGATCTGTATTCTTATccgtaaaaaaaatatgaattgaaaACTATCTGATCTATATCCAAATACTCGATTCTATTTATAatactatttaattttatataatactcataaactttttaaaaaatatatatgactGCATTAACATGCTAATAACTTGATTATCATCtacttagtaatatctttgattttGTGCTCATAAAATTAATTTATCCTATTTATATCTGATTTATATCTATACATTCGATATCCGATTTGTATCTGaatccatttaaaataaatatggatataaacttTTACATCCGACTAACATctgtatccatatctatatccgtcaaataaaacaaatatgaatatggatatatTGATATCTGATCTATATCAAATCCGATTTCAGCCCTAAAGATCGCTTGCTTCGGTGATGATAACTTCCGAAATAGTGATAATTTCTTCTATcattcttagattttatataaaaatggaGAGTTATTTGATGACTTAGATTTGATGTCGTATCTGGTTCTCAATCCAAAAACAAAGGTTATAGGTTATGTGATTTATCAATTAATTATTCTTAAAGAGACATTAATTGATTAGGAATTCATGATATTGTCCTCTGCAATTGGCCTTCAGATGTTGTTGCTATTATTTGCCGTCGGTTCTTTAGAACTCTTATTTCATGTATCTGAGTTATTTCACAGCTAGGACTCATCACATTCCCACATCCAACTCTTTTACCTCTAGACTATGAATCATGCACCTCATCTCACTACGAGGGGAGACTTGGTTCCACAAATGCAATTGTCAGACAGATAATGAATACTCCACAACCCTAGTAGTAGAAATTATCTCCAACTTGAGTATACGACTAAGTTTCGATTGGCTGAAAAAATGCTGTCGAagttttttcttcattaaaaaCCAACCACACCAAAGTTGGATGCAGGCCTGGAATTTCCTAGCCAAGAAAATGTTTGTGCTCGGTTCTAATTTTAGGAAGTTCTTACCAGCTAAGATTGTAGGGCTTGTAAAAACATCTGTAAATAGGATCATGAACCAATCATGAAAGGGAAGCGTACCTGGATCCATGAGTAATCTGAACGATCAAAGCTTCGTTTGTTTCTCCCTCTTGGCCCCTGTTCAAACACCCGGTGATGGAGACCGATTCCGTGTTCACGTTCTAGGCAAAGGGTGAGACCCGTTATGTTATTCTACCATCAAGAATAATGCTTCCACTTTTCAAGGAGACAGTTACGGTAATCCTCGTAACTGACCACGATGTGGTCATGTGAGTCAAAACTCAACAGGGCTAGGACTCCTCCAAATGATAAACCTAGCCGTTGCTTGGAGGTTGGTGAGTCAGATTGGAGGTTGATGTTCTCCAGTACTTGCAACATAAAGAAATGAGAATATGCTAGCTATTTTTGGTCTTTAGTCTATTGAAGAAAAACTAGAGCCTGCAAGtggaaaatagaaaacaaagatAAAAGAAGTTGACTGCAGTAATTTTAAGAGAAAAGTATAGATAAACCACTTATATAATCAAATAATGAGAGATTTGTTTCTGATTGATAAGTGTAATtctataagaaagttaaaatTCAATCAACTGAAAAAGTCAAATAATGAGTATATGACCCTCTTCACTGGTGGATGCTTGACTATCTCAAcattggaaagagtttctacACCTTTCATCCTGGTCAAAAGTTCTGTACTAATGAAGACTCCAAGCGAAGAATCTAGCCCCATTGATGATAGTTTGAATTCTGATAAATTACTactagaaatatatatatatttctcttTGCACCTAAGCTTAATAAATAGCATTTATGCTTATGTACGATACTGCATTTAAATCCAATAAGTATCGGGCGTAACACGCCACTAATATTTCAAACTCTTACCATCAGACTTGTCTTCAActtaagcaaaatatatcaacctATATACATATCAGGATtttcatattaaaatatattttatatttcaacCATTCAAATATTTTCAAAACTACAATGATGATTCCTTCTTCTAGATCAGGAATCTTTGCTTATCCGAGTCAGACCCGTGAGATGGCTACTATTGTACATTCAAGAAAAAAACCCCACTCTACTATTGTACAATTGacttattttatttgcagattttttttttttgtcgaatgctcttttttttttaatactaatgcttaggtatatatacttaaaaaaataatttttacaaaTTTTGTTGATTATGAGAAAGTAACAAATTTCAtaatagcatatttttagtcgAGCAACTActtttttagaataattatataaaataaatgttatatgtttaataaaaaaaatttactccattctatctaaaaaattaaaggtatttttgaaaaaaaaattccaatatCTAGCTGATGaaaactaattttttttcatattctatatatttttttatactatatatattattttataaaatactggatttttattttttttaaaataagtttTTTTAATACAACAATAGCTCAAACAATTCGAGTACGAGTACAATCAATAGaatcaagaaagagaaaaaagtgtAAACATAGAGGGGTAGTTATCTCAGTAATCCTTATGACTGCATTAAAATGCCGAGCAACAAAAAAAGCAATACAGAAGGCCACCCTATTAGCCTCCTTGAAGACATGGACTGCCTGAAAGGAATTCAAATGTCCCACCAGTCGACGGATATAATATAACAACAGGTGCCCACACCTATATCGATCCTCTTTCCGAATTCAATCAATCATAGAAGAGTCCCCTCAAGATACATCCTATCCATACTAAGCACCTACTTCGCGAAGGTGATATCCTCTTAAGCTGCCTATAGCTCAATTAAATATGGGGTACTTCTTAATTTTTTCAttaacctctttttttttttttttagccctTTCCTTGTCGTGGAATCAAGCGGGTCCGACGGGTAATCTCGGGTACACCGCCCCGCTCAGCCGTTACGTCGGCAAACAGAACGTTGAACCGTTCTCCTCCTTGGTACTATACTAAActatagaaaaaaagaaatgggGCCAGGCCGACTCCCTTCTTATATCTGGTGGCGCCGTCGGAGAGGAAAACCAGAGCCTGGAAAGCCAACGGCAGCACCCACAGACACTCCCTCCTCCGCCCTCCGAATCTCACCTCCTTTGCTTCTACTTTGACCCTTCCATGGCTCCCACTTTAAGGTAACCAAATTCCCCcactttctctcttttcctcgtccctctccctcttcctctccctcttattATTTCCTTACCATCTCAAATCCAGTAGTTAAAAGAATACAAAATCATGGCGGCTTCTCTTTGGGTGATGAAATGGTTTTGGTTTTGTAATGTTATCTccttgtttcttcttttcctgtGGCCGCCTTTTTCCAGTAGCTCGGAAGCAGTCGCGACCGTGGACGTCCACGCCGCGAAACGTCTCATGTGCTCCGGCCACCGCTACTTGGACGTCAGGTCCTTTAATCTCCTCTCCTGCTCCTCCATTTCCTTTCTATTTGCTCTTCCCCTTGTTCTTATCACTAAAAATTTATGTATTCATTACTGTATAGGACCGTGGAGGAATTCAACAAGGGCCATCTAGAGAACGCCATAAACGTCCCGTATCTGTTCTTCACCCCACAAGGTAAGCCTCTGCTTAGTTTGTACTTTTGGCATGGGAGTCGTGATGCATTTcgattgcctttttttttttttggatcaggaaGGGAGAAAAATTCGAAGTTTGTGGAGCAGGTGTCGTTGGTTTGCAACAAGGATGATCACATAGTTGTGGTATTTCCTCTTGGTTTTCACATGGAAATAAATTCCATGATTCGAATGGCCGAACGTTAAtcatgttcttttcttttcgtttTTCTTTTTGTCGCCTGGGCAGGGATGTCAGAGTGGAATGCGATCCCTCCCAGCAACCGTGGATCTTGTCAACGCTGTGAGTGGTTTTCTTCCTTACAGGTTGAACGATAAATTTAGCGAGCAATCCGGTTTGACGGTCCGCCCGTGGATCGTGCATGCAGAGGGCGCGATTCAAGAGGCGGTTGAACCTCTCATTTTGGTGCCTCCACGGCGCACAGCCAATCAGTCACCTCGAGTCTTGATTCAAAGTAGACAGATTATGTCACACATGAAGCACACCTCAAATCTTATCGATTCTTTTAGTTCCATCTGAAAATAATATTTGGAATCTTGTCCAATATGATATCAAGCTAGGTCCTATCCATATGAGTAAGGATCAATATACCAGTATCGAAGCCTGTACCAATCAATTTGTACCAGCATGGAGAAAAAGAggtagagagggaggaaggaagagggagaaagaCGATAAAATAGGAGGGCTAAGAGGGCTGAGCCCCTCCTCTAACTCTCTACAaccctccctcctccttctcctgtctctttctcttgttttcttttttttcttctccctctttctcttcttcaccGGTTTCTTTGTTTTGAATGTTGAAACCATCCGGATTTATTGCAGGCACGACTCGGTATGCTCTGAACTGTACAATTTGAGATAATTTCGCATTCCTTGCATataaagaactcactttgcaagcTCCTAATAGGCTCCTCTAAGATACAATTATCTTTCCTCTATAGCAGCTTAAGCCCAAGGAATAAATTAGATATTCCTTGTGCTGAATCCATCTCAGGACTCTATTATACTATTAAATGGAAAGGCGGTATATTATAAAGTGATTATTACAAAGCTATTATTGAGATGACCTAAGAAAACTCTGTCTGCACATTTTAGGTTATTTCTCCTTTTCATTTGTTATGTGTGAACGTGTGTAAAGATTCCTCTTGATATTATCTCACAAGCTAGAACTTTTACTCTCATGACAAGTTACGAGAATAGCTCTCGCGTGCAAGTTTCAAGTAAATCAATGCAATTTGATTTACATACTTGGTTCTGTGAATCAAGAACTATTAATTTGATTCCCTTTTAGCTGATTGATGCTAAAAGGAAAAGGACTTTGCTTTCAACCTTCAAATTAGCTGGTACCAAAGAAAAAGGTTGCTCTTTTGTTGTTTAGGTACATAAGCTTTGTTTCTGTAGATGAAATTGAGCTGGCgtttttaattaaattgcagGGTTTCAAGCACGCAAAGAACATGGGAGGTGGTTATGCCGCATGGGTGGAGAACGGGTTTGTCGTGAAGAAGCCCAAGGGAGAGCTGCAGTGATCGCGTTACGTTTAAGTTGGCCGTCCATTGCGTATGCGTACGtctaattatgaaataaaataactaTTAAACTAATATTAGCTAATAAACCTCAGGTTGACTCTCCGTGAGCTCACTTGCTGTTGCAACCTTTCATGATTTTTGtataattattttgttttcgagatgcagtgcctgtattttagttggattgttttctggtTTTGTTGGTCGTGGAATATGAGCTCCATTgtaccaaccaaaaaaaaaaaaaaagttagattGATGGGTTGGCCTTAGTAATGATAATATAGCCACTTTTGCTTTGCTACCTTGGTAGTAGTCACCATACTAAGTTGTATTTATTAGTAACTGGCATGAGTATTTGATGGTTATGTTGAATTTTAGAGTTAAATGCTTCTAAAATTTTGCCAACTTTCTCTCGTTGCTCCGAGTAATAACTTCAAAGAGGAGCGAACCTTTTGCCCTAAAAGGTTCGCACTTGATGCTAAACCTTTGGTGAAGGTGCATGCATATTAGCAATCGTGTTACATACATGATTATAGGAAACCCACCCTCGATATGCTCGAAAGCTACTCTAATCGCGATCAAGGCTGGATTTGATACAAGGTGTGTCCTTCACCACTAGGCTACATAGATGAGTAAATCTGTGAATACTCGACTCCGGAGTACATCGGCAACCCACGATCTCTTTAGTTCCTCTCTCGTACGACTATTATTGATTCAAACACCCAACCCATTGGAGATGTTATCACTAGATAACCCCAAAGCAAGTGTTTTGTTATTGGGGTTGACAACTTTCAGAAATAACTTCTTAGAACCATTTGCTATCGAGCCCATTCTTCTTCATTTCGTCTATACTATTTCAAACAAATAGTATTGGGGTTAACAATTTTAGAAATAACTTTAAAAGAACAAAGTCTACGAAGCTCTCAAATTGCCCATGATATTTAGTGTACCCAATACATCAAGTTGCATTCCTTAACTACTAAATTTTTTTGTACAAGATGCATAGGTGATCACCTTCCTTGTTATTTAATAATCATTTGTGAATAATGCATCTGCATTGTTTTCAAGCTTTCATGAGCTTATCATCCGTTGGATCACCTCATGAAGgtcttttttttattgcatattCCCCATGGCCTGCACCAGACAAAAACAGCCGGACATAATAGTTGTGATTATTGAAGAAAATCATTATCACTTGAAAAAAAGTACGATAAAGTCTGATTCCCTTAATAACCCATCCGACATGGCACCTCATGATTGGTCTAGCTTCATGCGGACCACTCCAACTTCTACGAACTACACTAATCTCGTCGTGCCACGTCGAACGGCTACGTAACTTTTCAAGTGGATCGAATTGGATTTAATTCTTAATCGCATGCGAACCGTACCTTCGGTCTTCGTTAGTTAACGAGAAGCCGCGGTCCTCCGTACACCTTACAGCAACAGTCCACGTGTCTCTCATACGCCCTCCACAGCATGCCCCATCGTCCCCATCCAAGAGCCAAGCTAATGTCGCACCCGTGGTCCCCACACGACATGTTCTCCAGCCACGTGGACCGAAACGGGTGGTGAATTCGGTAGAATTTGTTCCGGTTGGTGGGTGGCAAGGGAACTTCTCACGTGCGTGAGCGGGCGCCCCCAGAGAATTTTCCTTATAAAAAACGGCTCTGCAAACAAACAAACCTCGACACTtacttcagcaaaaaaaaaaaaaaaaacaaaacaaacaaaCCTCGCGCTGCTTCCAAAAGACTAAAACACCCTTTCCCTTTCCGGATCTTATTTGATTTCATCAGGCCTTGGACGCTGGCATTTCCTACCTTCATCGTCCAACTCCGGACCCGGAGATCTCCAACCCGTCCATCCCACACGAGCCGTCTGATGGGAGGCGGCGAAGAGACCAAGCCGTCCATCCTGTACGACCCCTCCGCCTCCACCCAGCCCCTCCTCTCCGCCGCCGACCCCGCCGCCCCCCCGCAGGACGCCGACGACGACGACCAGTACCCCCCGATCTCCTACCAGCACGGCCCTCGCCCCCTTCGCGACCTTCCCGCTCTCatactcttcctcctcctctctc
Above is a genomic segment from Phoenix dactylifera cultivar Barhee BC4 chromosome 2, palm_55x_up_171113_PBpolish2nd_filt_p, whole genome shotgun sequence containing:
- the LOC103706163 gene encoding protein HIGH ARSENIC CONTENT 1, mitochondrial-like isoform X1 encodes the protein MAPTLSSSEAVATVDVHAAKRLMCSGHRYLDVRTVEEFNKGHLENAINVPYLFFTPQGREKNSKFVEQVSLVCNKDDHIVVGCQSGMRSLPATVDLVNAGFKHAKNMGGGYAAWVENGFVVKKPKGELQ
- the LOC103706163 gene encoding protein HIGH ARSENIC CONTENT 1, mitochondrial-like isoform X2 produces the protein MAPTLSSEAVATVDVHAAKRLMCSGHRYLDVRTVEEFNKGHLENAINVPYLFFTPQGREKNSKFVEQVSLVCNKDDHIVVGCQSGMRSLPATVDLVNAGFKHAKNMGGGYAAWVENGFVVKKPKGELQ